A DNA window from Mya arenaria isolate MELC-2E11 chromosome 17, ASM2691426v1 contains the following coding sequences:
- the LOC128223180 gene encoding carbohydrate sulfotransferase 15-like — MGATVSLHYLPDYKNPCWKVPIQSPPIRCIPYFYLIGCAKCGTTNLWETIVKHPQVADTEKETGHWINRKRFQGKPFHWYLEFFKTAVTKVKTKVDSTGFHPLIIGDGNPSLIAFNDYWKLDPANARHLSEPTFTNANALYRLNPQAKIIAILRDPVKRLISEYNYFNSTKFKKSSEHFHSLVQHEIQEFKTCSMKQTLRHCVYIKHNESKFGRVWLGLYAVFLEDYYRVFPREQILVLSLETCSQDFALCLQRTYDFLEVAPIDLETIRVWLNQSEIANRGPSKVTMLDSTRRMAEQFYEPYNADLLKLMGPDFNYTYTNEVS, encoded by the exons ATGGGTGCCACA GTGTCTTTGCATTATCTACCCGATTACAAAAACCCCTGCTGGAAAGTTCCGATCCAATCTCCACCAATCAGATGTATTCCGTACTTCTATCTGATTGGCTGCGCGAAGTGCGGTACCACGAATCTTTGGGAAACAATCGTAAAACATCCACAAGTCGCTGATACGGAAAAAGAGACTGGCCACTGGATTAATAGGAAGAGGTTCCAAG GAAAGCCGTTCCATTGGTATCTGGAATTCTTCAAGACCGCGGTCACAAAGGTTAAAACAAAAGTCGACAGCACAGGATTTCATCCATTGATAATCG GTGACGGGAATCCATCGTTGATTGCCTTCAACGATTACTGGAAGCTCGATCCTGCAAATGCCCGTCACCTGTCGGAGCCCACCTTTACCAACGCCAACGCCCTCTATCGACTGAATCCCCAAGCCAAAATAATCGCCATCTTAAGAGATCCCGTGAAAAg attaaTATCGGAGTACAATTACTTTAACTCAACCAAATTTAAAAAGTCGTCAGAACATTTTCACTCCTTGGTTCAGCATGAAATACAAGAATTCAAAACTTGCAGTATGAAGCAGACGCTACGTCACTGCGTGTACATTAAACACAACGAATCTAAATTCGGC CGCGTATGGCTGGGCTTATATGCAGTATTTTTAGAGGACTATTATCGTGTATTTCCACGAGAGCAAATACTCGTGCTATCACTGGAAACTTGTAGTCAAGACTTCGCCCTTTGCCTACAGAGGACGTACGACTTTCTAGAAGTTG CACCAATTGACCTAGAAACTATACGAGTATGGTTAAACCAATCGGAGATAGCCAACCGGGGGCCTAGCAAAGTGACCATGTTGGATTCAACGAGACGAATGGCAGAGCAGTTTTATGAGCCATACAACGCCGACCTCCTCAAATTGATGGGACCTGATTTCAATTATACCTACACAAATGAGGTCTCATGA